From the Nostoc sp. PCC 7107 genome, the window AATGGGACTCGTAAAAACCAAGCTAGAGAAACCAGACAATTTGTAGTGACTACTACTACAGGCAAAGAATTTTTCCAAACTCGCCAAGTTCCTATTGGTTCTAATTGGCCTGATAAAACTCCTAACGCACCTCCTAAACCAGCAGTTATTGCTATCACAAAACCTTCAATCTCTGCTAACAAACAATATCAAAAGATTCAATTAGCTACATAATCACAAATCTATTATTTATTAACCGAACATTTAGAGGATGTCTGAGAAGTATTAAATATTTTGCCTGATCCCCCTTAGCCCCCTTTTTTAAGGGGGAGGAATGAATAAAAAAATCCCCCTTAAAAGGTGGGATTTAGAGGGATCTAAAAGTCTCAAATACAACATCAAAAAGTTTTCACACATCCTCTTAGAAATTATCAAGCAAATAGCTGCTTAAAAATTAACAGATTTGCAGCGATCACCTTGTAAACTTGTCAAAACTTTCACTACATACCATAAAATTTATAATGACATCCACCAGTCTGACACCAACATTCTCCACGGCATCTGTAAGCGAACAACTATCAGTAAAAATCTTTGCCCGAAAAGAAATTATTCCCCTACGGAATGAGGTAATATGGCGCATAGAAAGGGGTGCAGTTCGTACCCTAACTTGGGCTGAAGATGGAACATTCATCACTTTAGGTTATTGGGGGCCAGGAGATTTAATTGGCTCTCCTTTATCGAAAGTTAAACCCTACCAAATTGAGTGTCTTACCAGTGTAGAGGTCAGCATTGTACCATCTTATTTGTGGCATCAAGAGATTGAAGGCTTATTTAACCACATTCAACAGTCAGAAGAACTTTTAAGCATAGTTCATCTCAAACCAATCTCCCTGCGGTTATGGAAATTTTTATTATGGCTGAGTGATAAGTTTGGCCGGAATGTCGAACAAGATAAAGTTATTGATATCAACATCACCCATCAGGAAATAGCAGAAGTTCTAAACACAACTAGGGTGACAATTACAAGACTATTACAACAGTTTGAAGAAGAAGGTGTCTTGTTAAGATACAAGCGGCGGATTATTTTGCGTTTACCAAATAAATTTACAACCCAAACTATAGGTAAAAACAATGTTTATTGACTTGTGTTAATAGCAAAGCATCTGGTATATTGATGCCTGTGATTGTGAATATGTACCCCCAGAATAAGCAGCAATTGTAGCCAGAATACAGCCATATATTGCACTAGTGGGTGTGAGTGAGAGTTAATGATAATGATCAAACTTTTCTGGAATGTACTGAAAGTCAGTCCAGCTATTTTAGCTACGGCCTTATTAGGTGCTAATAGTGCTTTAGCTGGAGAAGCTAACGAACAAATCACAACTGTTACTCAGTTGTCGGCACAGCCTGACAGTATGGGGCAAGTAACATCCGTTTCTCAATTTTCGGATGTACAGCCAACAGATTGGGCATTCCAAGCTTTACAGTCCTTAGTAGAACGTTACGGTTGTATTGCAGGTTATCCCAACGGTACATATCGCGGGAACCGGGCTTTAACTCGTTATGAGTTTGCTGCTGGTTTGAATGCTTGTTTAGACAGAGTTAACGAACTAATTGCTACAGCCACAGCTGATTTAGTTACCAAAGAAGATTTAGCGACATTACAGCGTTTACAAGAAGAATTTTCGGCGGAATTGGCAACTCTGCGCGGTCGCGTAGATGCACTAGAAGCGCGGACATCTGAATTAGAAGCAAATCAATTCTCCACTACCACCAAGTTAGTTGGTGAAGCTATTTTCGACGTATCTCAAACTTTTGGGGAAAATGTAGCGGTATCTAACCCCAACACACCAACACGAGATTTAGATTCTAATACGACATTTGGCGATCGCGTCCGTTTATCCTTACTTAGTAGTTTTACAGGCACAGATCAATTACAGGTTCGCTTACAAGCTAACAATATCGTCAACGGTACCGTGCCATTCACTGGTACAAACCAGACCCGATTAGCTTATGCAGAACCAATTCTGAACAACGACGTTCAAATCGATAAAATTAACTACGCTTTCAACCTAACCAATTTTGCTCGCGTCAAGGTTGATGTGAGTGCGGCGGAATTGTGGGAGAATGTCAACGTTTTAAACCCTGAGTTTAGAAGCAGTGGTGCAGGTGCTATCTCGCGTTACGGACGTTTCAGTCCTATTTATCGTAATGGTTCTGGCGGTTCTGGTTTAACAGTTACCCTTAACCCTCAAGGCGCTATTAGCTTAACTGGGGCTTATTTAGCACCTAGATCAAGTAGCCCCAATGCAGGTTTTGGCTTATTCAACGGTGATTACGCTGCTTTTGGACAATTAGAATTTAAGCCAAGCAAAGCTTTAAACATTGCTTTAGCCTACGCCCACACTTACGACGGTGCGAGAACTTCACCTACGGGCATTTCCAATAACAATGTTAACTTCACTGGAGGTACAGGTAGTCTCTATGCAGTGAGTCCCTTTGGTACTGGTGTTGCTACCACAGGTAATCACTACGGTATACAAGCTACTTTTAAACCTAGTGATAAATTGACGCTTGGTGCTTGGGCTGGCTATTCCAGTGCTGTAGCCGAAACTGGCCCAAACAGAGGTAGAGATGCGGATGTTGTCTATTGGGCTGGAACCATAGCACTAAGAGACTTTGGTAAAGAAGGTAACGTGCTAGGTATAGTATTCGGTCAACAACCAACAGTGACAGAAAATCCTGATGCGAGTCGTAGAGATGGAGATAGTTCCTATCATCTGGAAGGGCTTTATAAAATCAAGGTCAGCAATAACATTCAAGTCACCCCTGGTTTAATAGTAATTTTCAACCCGGAAAATAACGATAGAAACGATACTCTTTACGTCGGTACACTTCGGACAACTTTTAGTTTCTAAAATGTTACTTACGTGATATAATAGAAACAAGCTTTGTGAGTATATTTTCTGATAAAATAATAAGAAATGTACTCATAAACTTTGACGGTATGGTGTGAGTGAAAGCAAAATCATGATAAATTCTTTCTGGAATGTACTCAAAGTCAGTCCAGCAGTTTTAGCTGCGACCGTATTAGCTGCTAACAGCGCCTTAGCTGGTGAAGTTAACGAACAAGTTACAACTGTGACTCAGTTGGCTGCACAACCTGACAGTATGGGGCAAGTAACATCCGTTTCCCAGTTTTCGGATGTACAGCCAACAGATTGGGCATTCCAAGCCTTACAGTCTTTGGTAGAACGTTATGGTTGTATTGCAGGTTATCCCAACGGTACATATCGCGGGAACCGGGCTTTAACTCGTTATGAGTTTGCTGCTGGTTTGAATGCTTGTTTAGACAGAGTTAACGAACTAATTGCTACAGCCACAGCTGATTTAGTTACCAAAGAAGATTTAGCGACATTACAGCGTTTACAAGAAGAATTTTCGGCGGAACTCGCAACTCTGCGCGGTCGCGTAGATGCACTAGAAGCGCGGACATCTGAATTAGAAGCAAATCAATTCTCCACTACCACCAAGTTAGTTGGTGAAGCTATTTTCAGTGTAACTGCACCCTTTGGTGATGATCGCGCTGATACTGACACCAATACCACCAACAATCGTGACTTAGATAGCATTGTCACTTTTTCTGATCGGGTTCGTTTGAACTTATACACTAGCTTTACAGGTTCAGATAGATTGCAGACTCGTTTGCAAGCTCGAAACATTGCTACACTTAGCACAGGTGTTACAGGCACCAACATGACTCGCTTAGGTCATGATGGCGATAACAGCAATGAAGTTGAAGTTGATAAACTCAACTATGAATTCAACTTGGTGAGTGACGCAGTGCGAGTCAAAATTGACGCGTTTGGTGCAGAACTGTGGAATAACATCAACGTGTTCAACCCAGACTTCAGAAGTAGTGGTACAGGTGCGCTCTCTCGTTACGGACGTTTCAGCCCAATTTATCGGGCATCATCTCCTGGTGGAGCAGGTTTGACAGTCACTGTCAACCCCAAAGGCCCTATTAGTCTTACAGGTGCGTATCTTGCACCTAACGCTAGTGACCCATCCCAAGGTAATGGTCTATTCAACGGATCTAATGCCTACTTTGGTCAAATAGACTTTAAACCAAGCAAAGCTTTAAACGTTGGTTTTGCCTACTCTCACACTTATCAAAATGATGGTGCTGATATTGATGTCAACCTGTTTGGTAGCCAAGGTAGTTCTCTTTCTAGCAGACCTTTCGGTAACATTGGTACCACAGCTAACAACTACAGTTTCATGGCTAACTTCCGCCCCACTGATAAAATTGGTATTGGCGGTTGGGTAGGTTATACCGATGCACAAGCTGACTCTGGTACAACCTCCGGTAGCGCAGAGATTTGGTACTGGGCGGCTAATCTAGCTGTCAAAGACCTGGGTAGAGAAGGAAACACCTTGGGGATCATTTTTGGTCAACCACCCAAAGTCACCAATCTGAACTTGGGTGCTACACCAAATACCGACAGAGATACTTCTTATCACTTAGAAGGTCTTTATAAAATCAAAGTCAGCGATAACATTTTAGTGACTCCTGGCTTATTGGTTATCTTCAACCCCGAACATAACGACAACAACGATACCATCTATGTTGGTACACTGCGTACCACCTTCTCGTTCTAGAATTTAGTTTTGGATGAGATGAATAAAAGCCCGCCTAACAACGGGCTTTTATTTATGAGAACCTTTTTGTAAGGGTTTAGATCCCCGACTTCTTCAAGAAGTTAGGGATCTAAGGCTCTCGATTTTCACAAATTAAAGAGAATTATCTTCTGACTTTACCAAATCGGAGGGGGGGCGATCGCTACTCCAAGCCCACCACGCACAACCACAATGGCATTTATAGAACTCTTGCCATTTGCGACGATGTTCTTCTGAAAAGACAGGCGATCGCCGATTGATCCAAACTTGTAATGCTTCTCGACTACTAGAATGGCAAGTAGGACAGCAAAATTCGTAAGCGTGAACTGCCTCAGATGTCCATTCAGGCGGGATGGGAGCAAAAGCGTCCATGTAATTTAAAATTTAATCTCAGCAGGCAGCATATCAGCCCGAATTAATATATATCTGTTTATCTGGTATTTTCATAAAATTAGTCTGTTTTTTTACAACTCTTAATTTATGTAAAGTCAACTTAAGCCTTGGCGAATGGAATTCGCGGCTATACAAACAAAGTCCGCCTGCGCGGACTAATAGAACATTAAGAGGTGATTCTGAGCATTGTTTTGCCTGTATTTCTCACTGAAAATCACAAAGATGGAACAGAATGCTGAAATTCGTCGGTTATTAGATGTTATGCCGGCTTATGGGAGAATGACAACCAAAATAGTCAGTAAGCCAGCGCAAGCGAAAGTAATTGATGCTAATTTTCCCTTGCCTTGGAATCAAGATAGACCAATATACATTAATTTTGATTTATGGGGACGTTTAACCAAAGCACAGCGAGATTTACTACTGTTGCAGAAAGTTAGCTGGTTGATTGGGGTGAAATGGTTTAAACCGAATATTGATCAAGGTGTTGTGCTGCTGGGATTGTTAGCTGGATTAATCGAATCGTCACAGTCAGATGCTGTGGGTGTGGCGGTGGCTGGGGGATTAAGTGCGATCTCCGCTTTGCGTATCTGGCGTAGTAACAAATCATCAGAGTCGGAGTTAAATGCTGATATAGCAGCTATTAAAATAGCCCAACGTCGGGGTTATTTAGAAGCTGAAGCGGCGCAACATTTACTATTTGCAATTGAAGCCGTAGCCAAGATAGAAGGAGGTTCTGGGTTAAATTTTACTGAGTTAATTCGCTGTCAAAATTTGCGGGCGATCGCAGGTTTATCGTCTGTGGGTATTCCAGAAACTTACAGTTAAACAATTATGCTTGTCGTGGATCTTCATCGGGTGGATGCCAACCTCCTTTGATCCAAAGACGGCGTGCTTTAATGATAGATTCTTCATTATGACGTTCATCATTAAAGTCTAAACGATTACAAGTAGCACGTCCTATAGAAGTAATACCAATAATTTTTAGACCATCTGCTGACCAAATAAAGTGTTCGCACCACGTTTGTTTGCGTGGATTAAACAGAGGTAACATCTGACCTGTATCGGGATCAATTCCGGTTGTGAAGTTATAGCGATACCCGTTACAACGCTGACAAGCTAATGCTAAATTATCGGGGTCATCTGAACCAGAAAGCGATTGTGGAACAATATGGTCAATAGAAAATAGCGCGGCACTTGCTTCTTCTGAAGAATGACAATATTCACAAAGAAATTTAGCTCTTTCTCTGACTAATTTTTTGCTGGCATAACTAACTGTCATGATTCAGAAATGATTTTGGCATTGAGCAAGGTAAATATTCTATCAAGTTCTAATATACCTGCCAATTCAGCATTTTCATCTGAGGTTAGCAATCCGGCTTTTTTCTTCTCTGACAATTCTTCAAGTCGAGACTGTAATTCTTCAGTAAATTTAAATAAATATATGTTCCTAACTTGGCTGAGTTTGATTCCTGATTCTACCCAGAATGAGGGTTGAACCATCATTTGAGTAATCATAAGCTGTGTGTCTCATTTAATTTATCGAACTAGTCATATTGTAACAGTGAATCCTGCCTGCTTTCCTTGAGTTGGAATAGGATTTGGATTAATTATCGACAATGGTAAATTTTGTACTCGTAGCCGTTGACTGCTGGGAGAGATTTAGTTTCAGCAAGACATTTTTCTGTTTCTGTTGCTATGGGGGCGCGGAAATTTACTAACCACAAATCAAAGGGTTTTGGTAGGTTCTTTAAAATATTATTGAGGGTATTTGTAGAAGTATTTGGGTCTTGGTCTTGATGAGCCAGGATAAACTGGAGTGATGGTGATGGTATATTTTGGATTTTCCACTCTCTAGCGATACCCATCATTTCACCCATTTGTACATGGGTAATTTGAGTAGTCGCAATTACGGCTGGAACTTGGGATGTTTGTCTGATGACTTGTAAAAACAAATCGGGGCGGTAATATTTTTGATATCCCAAATTACAAATCACAGTTACAGCACTACAAAATCCCATCAGCCAAATTATAGCTACAGCTTGTTTGCCTGTGATTTTATAATTTTTCTCTTGAGTTTGCCAACGAACTGCTAAACTGGCTCCAAGTAAAAGAATGACGGCGGGAAAATAAACAAAGTTATAACGAGCGCCTCTGGTTAAATCAATTCCCAGAAAATAAGTAAAGACAAAAAATAAAGCGATCGCGCTTAAAATGATTCCCCATAAAACCTGAGTTTCTGGTTGCTTTAATTGAATTTTGATACCGCGAATGAATATTGGTAAAAACCAAATAAAGAAAATCAACATCACCAACCCAGAAATTAAAATAATGGCTAATTTTGGTGATTCAATAGGGAGTAAGAAAAGCATTGTCACCCAAGCTGCAAAGGCTTGGAAAAATGGATTTAACCATTCCAAACCCTGGCGCGGTTGTTGTATCCAATCTGTTAATTTATCGCCATAATTATTCTGTAAAAATATTGGTACCCAAACTATCCCTGAGATAGTAGTACCAGCAGCAACCGCATAAATTCGCCGCCAAGGAGGAGAGAATAAAGTACGTTGTCGCCAAGCCAGGAAAATCAAAACTAAGGCTTCACTACCCAGGGTAAGGACAAAAAAGTAATGGCTTGCAATCCCGAAAGCGTTAATAACTACCCAAGTAAGTGCTGTGGTGATGGGTAATTGTGTCCGATGTTGAATGTGGCGTGTAGCGATAATTAAGCAAGCAAAAGATGCAATCACCCACAAAATTGCCAAAGTGTAATGACGTGCTTCTTGTGCCAAAAAGATAGAGTATGGTGATACCGCCATAATGGCAGCAGCGATATGTGCAATCAAGCGAGAACGAAAAGTCAGCCAGCCTAAACCATAAATGGCGGGAATAGACGCAGCGCCAAAAATTGCCGAGAGCGATCGCGCCCCCCATAATGAAACTAGGCCTTGTTGTGTCGGAAATAACTGCATCCACCAGTGAGCCAAGAAAAAATACAGTGGCGGATGATTAGTTTCGTGGCTCAAGTGCGCCCAAACATCATGTGCAGTAGCACTTGATTGGGGTTGCAATGGTTGTAATAAAATATCAGGTGCGATCGCTTGATCTAAGGGTACTGGTAAAAAACTATTCCCCAAACTAAATACTAAAGTCGAAAATTCATCAGTCCAAGGTGGTTTGGCTGTTAAATTAGTTAAACGCAAACCAAGACCAATCATTAACCACAGCAATAACAGCAAAGGATGAAACCAGCGATTATTGGTGACAAAATGCCAATTACCCGATATCTGATTTGGGGTAGGAGTTTCGTCTGCTAAAGGCACGCGGCGGTTAGCAAAGGTGGAGAAAAACAGGATCGCATGTTGGTAAAATTTTGATGCACTCCCAAAAAAAACTTTCATAACCGCGCCATTTACAAGTCAACTCTTTGCTATTTTGACTTGATTTGTAAATTTAAGTTCGCTTATTTCACATCAGTTACGCGCCAACTCAGTTTTAAATTCACCCAAAAATTCCAGACAGTCGCAACTGCGATCGCAATTAAGTTAGCAATGTAACGATTGGGAATCACAAAATTAAACACTAAATTTAACACCAAAACATTGATTCCCAATCCCGCCAAGCAAACAAGATTAAATTTCAAAAATCGCTTTGCACGATGATGCCATTCTTGCTGTCTTTGACTCACATCGGCAAATGTCCAAGCATCATTCCACAAAAAATTATTGAAAATTGCAATTTCACCAGCAATAATTTTGCTGCGTGTCAGGGGTAAAGCTAAAGTCGTTGGGTCACTAAGTAGATAAAGTATTCCCATATCCACAAATACCCCACTGAGTCCTACCAAGCCAAAACGTAGAAATCGACCAACTGGAAAAGAAGATTTTTGTCCCACCTGTTTTGTAGTTAGCCGTAAGCGCAATAAGTGATGTAAGTATTCTACATATTGCTTCCATGTGACTTTACTTTCACCTTCTTTGCGCTCACAGAATACATAACCAACCTCGGTGATTTCGCCGACATTTCCCCGTCCAATCACCTCTAGGAGAATTTTGTAGCCTACAGGATTAAGCGTTACACCTGCAATACAACTCCGGCGCACCATAAAATAACCACTCATCGGGTCAGAAACTCTCCCTAATACCCCAGGTAAGAAAATCAAACCCAACACTTGAGCGCCACGAGACAAAAAACGTCTCACAGCACTCCAACTGCTGACACCGCCACCTTCTATGTGACGACTCGCCACAGCCAAATCTGCACCCTGTGCAATACCACGTAACAGCTGCGCCAATACTTCTGGCGGATGTTGCAAATCCCCATCAATCACACCTAAAACATTCCCCCTAGCAATTTGCCACCCACGAATCACGGCTGAAGATAATCCCCGTTCTTGTTGGCGACGCATCACCCGCAAGTTGGGATATTCTGACATCATTGATTGTGCTACTTCCCAAGTTTTGTCTGGGCTATCATCATCTACCACAATTAGCTCATAATCCTCTGAGATAGATTCCTCTATCAGTTCACTCAGAATTTTGATGACCTTGGCGATGTTGTCACGCTCTTTGTAAGTAGGGATGATTAGCGAGAAATAAATATTTTTACTGTCTGTTGTCAGATGGTGAGGCGGAAATTCTGGAATCTGCAAATCGCCAGATGGCACTGTTAATAAGGTATTAGTTTGACTGTTTCTCATGGAACTAAATCAATTTGGGTTGGAGGCAGGAGGGAATGAGGATGCTAACCTATTTTATATTTCTTCACATTCTTTAGTTATCTCTACCGTTATACTCATCATGATTTTTTCCCTTCATCTCTCCACCCTATTTGTCTAATCTCAGTAAATCACGGAAAAAACAAATGCACCTAACGAGTAGGTGCAAAGATTAGGTAATTACAGAATTAATACTACTATGTAAAACTAAGTAAGTAATAACTCAGGAGTTAATAGAGTTTATCTGAAGAAGCCATGAATTGTTTCCGTAAATCCACTTAATTTTTGCTTAAAAGCCATAAAATTAGTCATGATAAGTATTTTTACGATTAGCAAATTTTCTTAAGTAATTAAGCTGAGATTTTTAATGATAAAAAATTTAATCCCCAGCAGCAACGAAATAGGGCTTAATAAAAGCTGTAGGCTCAAACGCTAAAAAGCATTTTTATAAGTTTTAGTTATTAATTGTGATAAATACTTCTATTGAAAACATTCTTGAGCGTGCCTTGATGGGGTACAATTTATCTCCTCAAGAGGGCGTAGTGTTGTTAAATCAAACTGACCCAGAGGCGATCGCCGCGATTCGTAGCACCGCCGATCAACTCCGCTACAATCAGGTAGGCGACACTGTAACATATATCATCAACCGCAATATTAACTTTACTAACATTTGCGAACAGCATTGTAGTTTTTGTGCTTTCCGCCGAGATGATGGTGATGCGGGTGCTTATTGGTTAGATTGGGGGCAAATTTTAGAAAAGTCGCAAGATGCAGTTCGTCGGGGAGCGACGGAAATATGTATGCAGGGTGGATTAAACCCTCAAGCCCAGATTAACGGTAAATCTTTAGCTTATTACCTGAAATTAGTTGCAACTATTAAACAAGCATTTCCTCAAATTCATTTACACGCCTTTTCTCCCCAAGAGGTGCAGTTTATCGCCAGACTTGATGGGTTAGATTATGCAACTGTGATTGCGGCTTTGCGCGATGCTGGTGTTGGTTCTATGCCAGGTACAGCCGCCGAGGTGTTAGATGATGAAGTGAGAAAAGTATTGTGTCCAGAGAAAATTGACACAGCTACTTGGTTAGAAATTGTCTCCACAGCCCATAAATTAGGTTTACCCAC encodes:
- a CDS encoding glycosyltransferase, which gives rise to MRNSQTNTLLTVPSGDLQIPEFPPHHLTTDSKNIYFSLIIPTYKERDNIAKVIKILSELIEESISEDYELIVVDDDSPDKTWEVAQSMMSEYPNLRVMRRQQERGLSSAVIRGWQIARGNVLGVIDGDLQHPPEVLAQLLRGIAQGADLAVASRHIEGGGVSSWSAVRRFLSRGAQVLGLIFLPGVLGRVSDPMSGYFMVRRSCIAGVTLNPVGYKILLEVIGRGNVGEITEVGYVFCERKEGESKVTWKQYVEYLHHLLRLRLTTKQVGQKSSFPVGRFLRFGLVGLSGVFVDMGILYLLSDPTTLALPLTRSKIIAGEIAIFNNFLWNDAWTFADVSQRQQEWHHRAKRFLKFNLVCLAGLGINVLVLNLVFNFVIPNRYIANLIAIAVATVWNFWVNLKLSWRVTDVK
- a CDS encoding iron uptake porin, giving the protein MINSFWNVLKVSPAVLAATVLAANSALAGEVNEQVTTVTQLAAQPDSMGQVTSVSQFSDVQPTDWAFQALQSLVERYGCIAGYPNGTYRGNRALTRYEFAAGLNACLDRVNELIATATADLVTKEDLATLQRLQEEFSAELATLRGRVDALEARTSELEANQFSTTTKLVGEAIFSVTAPFGDDRADTDTNTTNNRDLDSIVTFSDRVRLNLYTSFTGSDRLQTRLQARNIATLSTGVTGTNMTRLGHDGDNSNEVEVDKLNYEFNLVSDAVRVKIDAFGAELWNNINVFNPDFRSSGTGALSRYGRFSPIYRASSPGGAGLTVTVNPKGPISLTGAYLAPNASDPSQGNGLFNGSNAYFGQIDFKPSKALNVGFAYSHTYQNDGADIDVNLFGSQGSSLSSRPFGNIGTTANNYSFMANFRPTDKIGIGGWVGYTDAQADSGTTSGSAEIWYWAANLAVKDLGREGNTLGIIFGQPPKVTNLNLGATPNTDRDTSYHLEGLYKIKVSDNILVTPGLLVIFNPEHNDNNDTIYVGTLRTTFSF
- a CDS encoding DUF3318 domain-containing protein; the protein is MEQNAEIRRLLDVMPAYGRMTTKIVSKPAQAKVIDANFPLPWNQDRPIYINFDLWGRLTKAQRDLLLLQKVSWLIGVKWFKPNIDQGVVLLGLLAGLIESSQSDAVGVAVAGGLSAISALRIWRSNKSSESELNADIAAIKIAQRRGYLEAEAAQHLLFAIEAVAKIEGGSGLNFTELIRCQNLRAIAGLSSVGIPETYS
- a CDS encoding Crp/Fnr family transcriptional regulator; this encodes MTSTSLTPTFSTASVSEQLSVKIFARKEIIPLRNEVIWRIERGAVRTLTWAEDGTFITLGYWGPGDLIGSPLSKVKPYQIECLTSVEVSIVPSYLWHQEIEGLFNHIQQSEELLSIVHLKPISLRLWKFLLWLSDKFGRNVEQDKVIDINITHQEIAEVLNTTRVTITRLLQQFEEEGVLLRYKRRIILRLPNKFTTQTIGKNNVY
- the cofH gene encoding 7,8-didemethyl-8-hydroxy-5-deazariboflavin synthase subunit CofH, translating into MINTSIENILERALMGYNLSPQEGVVLLNQTDPEAIAAIRSTADQLRYNQVGDTVTYIINRNINFTNICEQHCSFCAFRRDDGDAGAYWLDWGQILEKSQDAVRRGATEICMQGGLNPQAQINGKSLAYYLKLVATIKQAFPQIHLHAFSPQEVQFIARLDGLDYATVIAALRDAGVGSMPGTAAEVLDDEVRKVLCPEKIDTATWLEIVSTAHKLGLPTTSTMLSGHIETPEQQIGHLEKLRSLQQTAINQGYPAKITEFIVLPFVGQEAPKSLRRRVGRDQPILTDALLLGAVARIYLGNWIPNHQPSWVKLGLAGAKEALVWGCNDIGGTLMEEHITTMAGAVGGTCMEVESLQDAIASLKRPYQQRDTLYQKVLSR
- a CDS encoding HNH endonuclease; the protein is MTVSYASKKLVRERAKFLCEYCHSSEEASAALFSIDHIVPQSLSGSDDPDNLALACQRCNGYRYNFTTGIDPDTGQMLPLFNPRKQTWCEHFIWSADGLKIIGITSIGRATCNRLDFNDERHNEESIIKARRLWIKGGWHPPDEDPRQA
- a CDS encoding glycosyl transferase codes for the protein MIGLGLRLTNLTAKPPWTDEFSTLVFSLGNSFLPVPLDQAIAPDILLQPLQPQSSATAHDVWAHLSHETNHPPLYFFLAHWWMQLFPTQQGLVSLWGARSLSAIFGAASIPAIYGLGWLTFRSRLIAHIAAAIMAVSPYSIFLAQEARHYTLAILWVIASFACLIIATRHIQHRTQLPITTALTWVVINAFGIASHYFFVLTLGSEALVLIFLAWRQRTLFSPPWRRIYAVAAGTTISGIVWVPIFLQNNYGDKLTDWIQQPRQGLEWLNPFFQAFAAWVTMLFLLPIESPKLAIILISGLVMLIFFIWFLPIFIRGIKIQLKQPETQVLWGIILSAIALFFVFTYFLGIDLTRGARYNFVYFPAVILLLGASLAVRWQTQEKNYKITGKQAVAIIWLMGFCSAVTVICNLGYQKYYRPDLFLQVIRQTSQVPAVIATTQITHVQMGEMMGIAREWKIQNIPSPSLQFILAHQDQDPNTSTNTLNNILKNLPKPFDLWLVNFRAPIATETEKCLAETKSLPAVNGYEYKIYHCR
- a CDS encoding iron uptake porin, with translation MIKLFWNVLKVSPAILATALLGANSALAGEANEQITTVTQLSAQPDSMGQVTSVSQFSDVQPTDWAFQALQSLVERYGCIAGYPNGTYRGNRALTRYEFAAGLNACLDRVNELIATATADLVTKEDLATLQRLQEEFSAELATLRGRVDALEARTSELEANQFSTTTKLVGEAIFDVSQTFGENVAVSNPNTPTRDLDSNTTFGDRVRLSLLSSFTGTDQLQVRLQANNIVNGTVPFTGTNQTRLAYAEPILNNDVQIDKINYAFNLTNFARVKVDVSAAELWENVNVLNPEFRSSGAGAISRYGRFSPIYRNGSGGSGLTVTLNPQGAISLTGAYLAPRSSSPNAGFGLFNGDYAAFGQLEFKPSKALNIALAYAHTYDGARTSPTGISNNNVNFTGGTGSLYAVSPFGTGVATTGNHYGIQATFKPSDKLTLGAWAGYSSAVAETGPNRGRDADVVYWAGTIALRDFGKEGNVLGIVFGQQPTVTENPDASRRDGDSSYHLEGLYKIKVSNNIQVTPGLIVIFNPENNDRNDTLYVGTLRTTFSF